In Leptospira harrisiae, a genomic segment contains:
- a CDS encoding GNAT family N-acetyltransferase yields MNESFAIKISDTFRDFTKEEWNLLVPPDSVFQEYEFLSALENTGCIGNSDWIPVLTSARRDGVLVGVLPAYLRSDSYGEYIFDFQWANAFHRAGIPYYPKVTIAVPFTPVTGSRILLSDGLNEEEKENLSSLLLQTVLAYGKEKGTSSVHILFCKEEEQKLGIQNSFAPRLSHQYHWFNKGFANFEEFLSTLVKDRRKTIRQERRKISESGLRIQTLTGDQITEDHARIFYQFYQDTHSKKWGQPYLNRKFFLEMHQNFRHRLVLVLASDLSGNPIGGSWNVFRDGFLFGRYWGALEHVPNLHFECCYYRLIDFAIEHKMERVEAGAQGEHKFLRGYEAVPMYSLHHIYNEQGRAAIESYLELEITMERENISAYNSQSPIKSLREGT; encoded by the coding sequence TTGAATGAATCGTTTGCGATAAAAATATCCGATACCTTTCGGGACTTTACAAAGGAAGAATGGAATCTTTTGGTACCACCTGATTCCGTCTTCCAAGAATACGAATTCCTATCTGCTTTAGAAAACACTGGTTGTATTGGAAATTCAGATTGGATTCCAGTTTTAACTTCCGCTAGGCGAGATGGGGTTTTGGTGGGAGTCCTTCCTGCCTACCTTCGGAGTGATTCGTATGGGGAATATATTTTTGATTTCCAATGGGCCAATGCCTTCCACCGCGCGGGAATTCCTTATTACCCCAAAGTGACGATTGCCGTTCCTTTCACTCCTGTGACGGGTTCTCGGATTTTACTTTCCGACGGTTTAAACGAAGAGGAAAAAGAAAATTTGAGTTCTCTTCTTTTACAAACAGTTTTGGCCTATGGAAAGGAAAAAGGAACTTCATCCGTTCATATTTTATTTTGTAAAGAGGAAGAACAGAAGTTAGGCATACAAAATTCATTTGCACCTAGGCTTTCTCATCAATACCACTGGTTTAACAAAGGTTTTGCGAATTTTGAAGAGTTTTTATCTACTCTTGTCAAAGACCGTAGAAAAACGATCCGCCAGGAAAGGCGAAAAATTTCAGAATCGGGACTTCGGATTCAAACTCTAACAGGTGACCAAATCACAGAAGACCACGCTCGTATCTTTTATCAGTTTTATCAGGACACCCATTCCAAAAAATGGGGGCAACCCTATTTGAATCGGAAATTCTTTTTAGAAATGCATCAAAATTTTCGCCACCGATTGGTACTTGTTTTGGCATCCGACCTTTCTGGTAATCCTATCGGTGGGAGTTGGAATGTATTTCGGGACGGGTTCCTGTTTGGAAGGTATTGGGGAGCATTGGAACATGTTCCCAACTTACATTTTGAATGTTGTTATTACCGATTGATTGATTTTGCAATTGAACATAAAATGGAACGAGTGGAAGCCGGGGCACAAGGCGAACATAAATTTTTAAGAGGATATGAAGCCGTTCCCATGTATAGTTTGCATCATATTTATAATGAACAGGGAAGAGCCGCTATTGAGTCCTATTTGGAACTAGAAATCACTATGGAAAGAGAAAATATTTCCGCTTATAATTCACAGTCGCCTATCAAATCAC
- a CDS encoding SpoIIE family protein phosphatase, whose protein sequence is MNSWGNIAFDFYTFGSLVGVIFTFYNAQFFLTVKEKSEATYRLGMGTLWLGLFHFGYMINFSFMGPASAYMRWFVIIGAMAGASYLTSFFLSYPEVYFPRLKKNLFRIMTFVVVTVTGYFVYISLTAGRLFFFSGHYWDFPVPVFYKAYALIVLVFFVTFSLVAILQIFKMPKESRFATASILIAFILVTILPGIMNAQSRDGAIGRGLYQTITDLVLVIGLFVANVVYINNTKDKTTIISRIIGISLASFLLVLQLVAYSVIQQSEANYDMVHTARAKNYIVGIETDQIPSFHYTYDIHQKEFLQKNGMDVTAVDPVGYESEYWNSWALETILSFKNQTNWKEKTGNLLPKLPETSKGYAAEIKRLLASDKISTPESLIDELESEKRKILYTRNKLREIPAKNFSEGAESLVSKKEGPLSGFYGAARSVLESKLPEEKKSEVLDQMFAPMPNHGDRNYRGKVKFSEDNPKYSFFVSYLVVDKEKGLIHEVGYPYLDYREFQEEVTLPWIIGVLSLAVLVIFGYRLFFLFALLRPIEQIIEGLTEVNSGNLEHRLTVYVEDDIGFMARSFNRMVRSIQAARKKLEQYADQLEVKVQERTKELENSLKEVQSLKHQQDGDYFLTSLLLQPFNANHANHDNVQVDFLLEQKKKFTFRQYEKEIGGDLNIANQIFLNNRSYTVFLNADAMGKSMQGAGGALVLGSVFESIITRTQLLSEARNTYPERWIKNTFLELHKIFEGFDGSMLVSLVLGLIDNETGLLYFINAEHPWMVLYRDGIASFIENELMFRKLGTSGVQGNLYIKTFQLEAGDVLIAGSDGRDDLLISHTEDGKRVINEDERLFLKVVESGKGDLDQIYEELRQYGSLTDDLSLLRVSFIEEKERYKIEKERLKEIQSLLHKAKEASESADLQEAVSYLEQANSLEENIPEIKKKFIQLYLKLKDYGNAKKMAKDYSLLKPMDTEIMYITAFCARKVADIKTAIDFGERVRLRDPNHVKNLINLGQTYLADKNLSRAENILSSALELDPENPSLQRLLDHIRKKQNKQDVVS, encoded by the coding sequence ATGAACTCTTGGGGAAATATAGCGTTTGATTTTTATACATTCGGCTCTCTTGTCGGTGTTATTTTTACTTTTTACAATGCACAATTTTTTTTAACGGTGAAAGAAAAATCAGAGGCTACCTACCGACTTGGGATGGGAACTCTTTGGCTTGGACTTTTCCATTTTGGTTATATGATTAACTTTTCCTTTATGGGACCTGCCTCCGCTTATATGCGTTGGTTTGTGATCATTGGAGCCATGGCAGGAGCTTCCTATTTAACCAGTTTTTTCTTAAGTTATCCCGAAGTTTATTTTCCACGGTTGAAAAAGAACCTTTTTCGAATCATGACCTTTGTTGTTGTAACAGTTACCGGATATTTTGTTTATATAAGTTTAACGGCTGGTAGGTTATTCTTTTTTAGTGGGCATTATTGGGATTTTCCAGTTCCGGTCTTTTACAAGGCATACGCACTTATCGTTTTAGTTTTTTTTGTTACTTTTTCTTTGGTTGCCATTCTTCAAATTTTTAAGATGCCAAAGGAATCTCGGTTTGCTACTGCAAGTATTCTCATCGCATTCATACTTGTGACGATCCTACCTGGAATCATGAATGCACAGTCAAGAGATGGTGCCATAGGACGTGGACTTTATCAAACAATCACTGATCTTGTATTGGTGATTGGATTATTTGTTGCTAACGTAGTTTATATCAACAACACAAAAGACAAAACCACTATCATATCTAGAATCATAGGAATCTCACTTGCTTCGTTTTTACTTGTTTTGCAGTTGGTTGCTTATTCAGTGATCCAACAATCCGAAGCAAACTATGATATGGTGCATACGGCTAGGGCAAAAAACTATATTGTTGGAATCGAAACAGACCAAATTCCCAGTTTTCATTATACGTATGATATTCATCAAAAAGAGTTTCTTCAGAAGAATGGTATGGATGTAACTGCTGTAGATCCGGTTGGTTATGAATCTGAATATTGGAATTCCTGGGCATTAGAGACTATACTTTCTTTTAAGAATCAAACAAATTGGAAAGAAAAAACTGGCAATTTATTACCAAAACTTCCTGAAACAAGCAAGGGTTATGCGGCAGAGATCAAACGTCTTTTGGCATCAGATAAAATTTCAACTCCGGAATCATTGATTGATGAGCTTGAATCAGAAAAACGGAAAATTCTATACACAAGAAACAAATTAAGAGAAATCCCTGCGAAGAATTTTTCGGAAGGAGCGGAATCTCTTGTTTCAAAAAAAGAGGGCCCACTGTCAGGTTTTTATGGAGCTGCACGTTCCGTTTTAGAATCAAAACTCCCGGAAGAAAAAAAATCGGAAGTTCTTGATCAAATGTTTGCACCAATGCCTAACCATGGAGATAGAAATTACCGAGGTAAAGTCAAGTTCTCAGAGGACAATCCTAAGTATTCGTTTTTTGTCAGTTATTTGGTAGTGGATAAAGAAAAGGGTCTCATCCATGAAGTAGGTTATCCTTATTTAGATTACCGCGAATTCCAAGAAGAAGTTACACTTCCTTGGATCATCGGTGTACTGTCTCTGGCTGTACTTGTGATTTTTGGATATCGTTTGTTTTTCCTATTTGCACTCTTAAGACCAATCGAACAAATCATAGAAGGTTTGACAGAGGTAAACTCTGGAAACTTAGAACATAGATTGACTGTTTATGTAGAAGATGATATTGGGTTTATGGCGAGATCCTTCAACCGAATGGTGCGTTCCATCCAAGCAGCAAGAAAGAAGTTGGAACAGTATGCAGACCAATTGGAAGTAAAGGTACAAGAGCGTACAAAAGAGTTAGAAAATTCCTTAAAAGAAGTCCAATCTCTCAAACACCAACAAGATGGGGATTATTTTTTAACTTCCCTTCTTTTACAACCGTTTAATGCCAATCATGCGAATCATGATAATGTACAAGTAGATTTTTTATTGGAACAGAAGAAAAAATTTACCTTTCGCCAATATGAAAAGGAGATTGGTGGGGATTTGAATATCGCTAATCAAATTTTTCTTAACAATCGTTCCTATACTGTATTTCTGAATGCAGATGCCATGGGTAAATCCATGCAAGGTGCTGGTGGGGCACTTGTCCTTGGTTCTGTTTTTGAATCAATCATTACAAGGACACAACTTCTTAGTGAAGCAAGAAACACATATCCAGAAAGATGGATTAAAAATACATTTTTAGAACTTCATAAGATCTTTGAGGGTTTTGATGGATCTATGCTTGTCTCACTTGTCCTTGGTCTCATTGATAATGAAACTGGGTTATTGTATTTCATTAATGCAGAACACCCGTGGATGGTTCTTTACCGAGACGGGATTGCCAGCTTTATCGAAAACGAACTTATGTTTCGTAAACTCGGAACTTCAGGCGTACAAGGAAATTTGTATATCAAAACCTTTCAATTAGAAGCTGGTGATGTTTTGATTGCTGGGTCCGATGGTCGGGATGATTTACTCATTTCGCATACAGAAGATGGGAAACGAGTGATCAATGAAGACGAAAGACTTTTCCTGAAAGTCGTAGAATCAGGAAAAGGAGATTTGGATCAAATTTACGAAGAATTGCGCCAATACGGTAGCCTCACGGATGACCTTTCGCTTTTACGTGTATCGTTCATCGAAGAAAAAGAACGTTATAAAATTGAAAAAGAAAGACTAAAAGAAATCCAATCGCTTTTACATAAAGCCAAAGAAGCGAGCGAATCTGCGGATCTCCAAGAGGCGGTTTCATACTTGGAACAAGCAAATTCTTTGGAAGAGAACATTCCGGAGATCAAAAAGAAATTCATCCAACTCTATTTGAAACTCAAAGACTATGGAAATGCCAAAAAAATGGCCAAAGACTATAGTTTGTTAAAACCTATGGATACGGAAATTATGTACATCACTGCTTTTTGTGCAAGAAAAGTGGCTGATATCAAAACTGCCATCGATTTTGGGGAAAGGGTGCGCCTACGTGATCCAAACCATGTCAAAAACTTGATCAATTTGGGTCAGACCTATTTGGCGGATAAAAATCTTTCCCGGGCAGAGAACATTCTGAGTTCGGCCTTGGAACTCGATCCTGAAAATCCAAGTTTGCAAAGGCTTCTTGACCACATTCGGAAAAAACAAAACAAACAAGATGTAGTTAGTTAG
- a CDS encoding DedA family protein, which yields MNQILALPPVVLWAFFCFSNFLENIFPPWPGDTVTVFSGFLSSNPGSPLSILSIVGATYIGNLLGALAMYYFGERILQFLKRSRFPFLSALYQEENLHKTLEWFRKHEVIVVLLSRFSAGIRFFVSIVAGMSKMNVIKFILLYSVAISIWCGLLLFGGSLLGSNWNQIVVMLSYYNQTIGMVLIFLFLYFLYQIRKKRNTKLT from the coding sequence TTGAATCAGATCCTGGCATTGCCCCCAGTAGTCCTTTGGGCTTTTTTCTGTTTTTCAAACTTTCTTGAAAATATTTTTCCCCCATGGCCCGGAGACACGGTTACCGTATTTTCAGGCTTTTTATCTTCCAATCCTGGTTCCCCTTTATCCATACTTTCTATCGTAGGGGCAACCTATATAGGAAACCTGCTTGGGGCCTTGGCGATGTATTATTTTGGTGAGAGGATCTTACAATTTCTAAAGCGATCCAGGTTTCCTTTTTTATCGGCTCTCTACCAGGAGGAAAATCTACATAAAACTCTGGAATGGTTTCGAAAGCATGAGGTAATTGTCGTTCTATTGTCTCGATTTTCAGCTGGGATTCGCTTCTTTGTCTCCATTGTTGCTGGTATGTCCAAAATGAACGTCATTAAATTTATTCTTTTGTATTCCGTTGCGATTTCCATTTGGTGTGGCCTACTCCTTTTTGGGGGTTCTCTTCTCGGTTCGAATTGGAACCAAATCGTTGTTATGCTATCATACTACAACCAGACCATTGGAATGGTTCTCATTTTTCTTTTTTTGTACTTTCTATACCAAATTAGGAAGAAAAGAAATACAAAGTTGACATGA
- a CDS encoding AI-2E family transporter has product MNWIKNKNETIVYLLLGSFFLGTCLTLFFVFKPFLWASFLALLFYLTTRKIHKKLKNVLGIKFHGLSPYIMVILMLAGVFIPSYLILSTLIRESLNLVSYIRNQLTEESIVALLLNSPILTDFLTENEFFWIKLPLMYREYVGQHMDILNLDSIYSLLKNSSGFLLGSFEVPGAIIFNAFFTFILLFFLYKEGSRMEHALFVLLPFPTEIEERLGRRIEEAIRTVMMGNLFISLLQGALIYVLLLFTSVSNKFLLSSIATIFSLIPVVGTSIVWLPIGLYIGLVQENWTGSILFMIAGGASYLILENLVKPKILDKKLKTHPFLIFLSLIGGLQEFGVAGIIIGPMALTLVIILWDFWKIFRETRFQTT; this is encoded by the coding sequence ATGAATTGGATTAAAAATAAAAACGAAACCATCGTATACTTGTTATTAGGTTCCTTTTTTTTAGGAACCTGCCTTACTTTATTTTTTGTATTCAAACCCTTCCTTTGGGCAAGTTTCCTTGCTTTATTGTTTTATCTCACTACAAGAAAAATTCATAAAAAACTAAAGAATGTTTTAGGAATCAAATTTCACGGTTTATCCCCTTACATCATGGTTATCCTAATGCTTGCCGGTGTATTCATTCCGTCTTACCTCATTCTTTCTACTCTAATTAGAGAATCTTTAAACTTAGTCAGTTATATCAGAAACCAACTTACAGAGGAATCAATCGTTGCATTATTATTAAATAGTCCCATACTTACTGATTTCTTAACTGAAAATGAATTTTTTTGGATCAAACTTCCTCTTATGTACCGCGAGTATGTGGGACAACATATGGATATATTAAATTTAGATTCTATATATAGTTTACTCAAAAACTCTTCTGGTTTTTTACTTGGTTCCTTTGAAGTTCCTGGAGCCATTATTTTTAATGCATTTTTTACATTCATTTTACTTTTCTTTTTATACAAAGAAGGTAGTAGAATGGAACATGCTCTCTTTGTTTTACTCCCCTTTCCTACAGAAATTGAAGAACGACTGGGGAGACGAATAGAAGAAGCGATTCGAACTGTAATGATGGGAAACCTTTTTATTTCATTACTGCAAGGTGCCCTAATCTATGTTTTATTACTATTTACATCGGTCTCAAATAAATTTTTACTTTCGAGCATTGCCACAATTTTTTCGCTGATACCGGTGGTGGGAACTTCTATTGTTTGGCTGCCAATTGGACTTTATATTGGTCTTGTTCAAGAAAACTGGACAGGGAGTATTCTTTTTATGATTGCTGGTGGTGCCAGTTACCTCATTTTAGAGAACTTAGTAAAACCGAAAATTTTAGATAAAAAGTTGAAAACGCATCCATTTCTAATTTTCCTTTCCTTGATAGGCGGATTACAAGAGTTTGGTGTAGCTGGAATCATCATTGGACCCATGGCATTAACACTTGTCATTATCCTTTGGGACTTTTGGAAAATATTTAGAGAAACTCGTTTTCAAACTACTTAA
- the xseA gene encoding exodeoxyribonuclease VII large subunit, translated as METVDSSLSVSEVNRLIKAKLQDSLEFKNIWIRGEISNHSQTNSSGHMYFSLKDQASVIKCAFFSFQAKNYRGTPLRNGMEILVYGSVSVYEPGGYYSITVQKVEEIGEGDILLKIEKLKKALQEKGIFDVTHKRPLPKFPKRLGIVTSPKGAAVEDIIRIATDLNPSIQILVSPCLVQGDGAEMSIIEAIKEINDPKWEVDVIIAGRGGGSFEDLMAFNQEAVVMAYYNSRIPIISAVGHEIDRVLTDLAADATTPTPTAAAKLAIPNVSDTLIRLDEMEERLKSALNNVVRLGKEKWLGITGRPVFQNPKTLLETRSTSLDELMTKISLLGKNYLVRKQSEFQKFDTLTQNWKSYLERIQNKFTLAEQRLVHFSPLGTLQRGYSVIRNQNKQVISSIHKINENENLEVFLSDGKLLVEVKEKI; from the coding sequence ATGGAAACAGTGGATTCATCTCTCAGTGTCAGTGAAGTCAATCGGCTCATCAAAGCAAAACTTCAAGATTCCCTAGAGTTTAAAAATATTTGGATTCGGGGAGAAATTTCAAATCATTCCCAAACCAATAGTTCGGGACATATGTATTTTTCGCTGAAAGACCAGGCAAGTGTAATCAAATGTGCCTTTTTTTCTTTCCAGGCAAAAAACTATCGAGGCACACCGCTCCGCAATGGAATGGAAATTTTAGTTTATGGATCTGTCTCAGTATATGAACCAGGTGGGTATTATAGCATTACTGTTCAAAAGGTAGAAGAGATTGGTGAAGGTGATATCCTTTTAAAGATTGAAAAACTAAAAAAGGCCCTCCAAGAAAAAGGGATTTTTGATGTGACTCATAAACGCCCTCTTCCCAAATTTCCAAAACGCCTAGGCATTGTTACCTCACCCAAAGGCGCCGCTGTTGAAGACATCATTCGGATCGCCACGGATCTCAACCCATCCATCCAAATTTTAGTATCCCCTTGCCTTGTCCAAGGCGATGGTGCGGAGATGTCTATCATTGAAGCCATTAAAGAAATCAATGATCCAAAATGGGAAGTGGATGTAATCATTGCTGGACGTGGCGGTGGTTCTTTTGAAGACCTAATGGCTTTCAATCAAGAAGCAGTCGTGATGGCTTACTATAATTCGCGAATTCCAATTATCTCCGCGGTTGGGCATGAAATTGACCGCGTGCTCACAGACCTTGCCGCTGATGCTACCACTCCCACACCAACGGCTGCTGCAAAACTTGCTATTCCCAATGTTTCAGACACTTTGATCCGCTTGGATGAAATGGAAGAAAGATTAAAATCGGCACTCAATAATGTGGTTCGTTTAGGAAAGGAAAAATGGTTAGGAATCACTGGTAGACCGGTCTTTCAAAATCCAAAAACACTTTTAGAAACAAGGTCAACCAGTCTCGATGAACTTATGACAAAAATTTCACTTCTTGGAAAAAACTATTTGGTTCGTAAACAAAGTGAATTCCAAAAGTTTGATACTCTTACCCAAAACTGGAAATCCTATTTAGAAAGAATCCAAAACAAATTTACGCTCGCAGAACAAAGATTAGTTCACTTTTCTCCTCTTGGAACTTTACAAAGAGGCTATTCTGTAATTCGTAACCAAAACAAACAAGTGATATCATCCATTCATAAAATCAATGAAAATGAAAATTTAGAAGTTTTTCTATCTGATGGAAAACTCCTTGTAGAAGTAAAAGAAAAAATATAG
- a CDS encoding exodeoxyribonuclease VII small subunit: MVEKKSISFEEALRELEDIAEKLERGTLSLEDSIKAYERGMELKKVCSERLVDAEAKIEFLSKSPSGEIVKSSVKKKKDENLSKPVEEDLF; the protein is encoded by the coding sequence ATGGTTGAGAAAAAATCAATTAGTTTTGAAGAAGCACTTCGTGAATTAGAAGACATTGCTGAAAAATTAGAAAGAGGAACCCTTTCTTTGGAAGACTCTATCAAAGCTTATGAAAGAGGAATGGAACTGAAAAAAGTTTGTTCCGAAAGGTTAGTTGATGCAGAGGCAAAAATTGAATTTTTATCGAAATCTCCAAGTGGGGAAATTGTAAAATCATCTGTCAAAAAAAAGAAGGATGAAAACCTTTCAAAACCTGTGGAAGAAGATTTATTTTAG
- a CDS encoding sodium:solute symporter family protein: protein MNFQAAFIIGYLFITIAIGVYAAKKVKNSKDFILAGRSLPLPISTAALFATWFGSETILGSSVEFAKGGFLAVIQDPFGGALCLFLLGLIFAKYLYRMQILTFGDFYRNRYGKKMELIAGICLIFSYFGWVAAQFVALGIMVQILFGINQFTAIVIGACLVVFYTYLGGMWSVSLTDFFQSISIIVGLVFVLYELNGVKSILSSIQEKPDGFFRFFPESNYHAWTLYLSAWMVVGFGSLPQQDIFQRVMSAKSEKVAIRASYLSSVFYLLFALIPLFLGLHAKSLLPDFDLNSETGQLLIPTMISKFSSPWIQVLFFSALISAILSTASGAILAPSSILSENILKYAFKEMDDKKLLLLSRTSVLIIAGISFLLAVGKPSIYALVEDSGGVSLVTLFIPMVFGLLSQKADERSAIFSLFVGIVTWLILEVYGDDMTSHFYGTIASLIAIVIGMYIFPKKVQSLTTK from the coding sequence ATGAATTTCCAAGCTGCGTTTATCATTGGTTATCTTTTTATTACTATTGCCATTGGAGTGTATGCGGCAAAAAAAGTTAAGAACTCAAAAGACTTTATTTTAGCCGGTAGAAGCCTTCCTCTCCCCATCTCCACAGCAGCCTTATTTGCCACTTGGTTCGGAAGTGAAACCATACTTGGCTCTTCCGTTGAGTTTGCTAAAGGAGGATTTTTAGCAGTCATCCAAGATCCGTTTGGTGGTGCCCTTTGCCTTTTTTTATTGGGACTAATCTTTGCTAAATATCTCTATAGAATGCAAATCTTAACCTTTGGTGACTTCTATAGAAACCGGTATGGGAAAAAAATGGAACTCATTGCGGGGATCTGCCTTATCTTTTCCTATTTTGGTTGGGTGGCCGCACAATTTGTGGCACTTGGAATTATGGTGCAAATTCTATTTGGCATCAACCAATTCACAGCCATTGTGATCGGAGCCTGTCTTGTCGTTTTTTATACCTATTTAGGTGGAATGTGGTCAGTTTCTTTGACCGATTTTTTTCAATCGATCTCCATCATCGTTGGTCTTGTTTTCGTATTGTACGAGTTAAATGGAGTAAAATCCATTTTGTCCAGCATCCAAGAAAAACCTGATGGTTTTTTCCGTTTTTTTCCGGAATCCAACTACCATGCTTGGACTTTGTATTTATCTGCTTGGATGGTTGTTGGTTTTGGATCTTTACCCCAGCAGGATATTTTCCAAAGAGTGATGTCCGCTAAATCCGAAAAGGTGGCAATTAGGGCTTCGTATTTATCTTCTGTTTTTTATTTACTTTTCGCACTCATCCCTTTGTTTTTGGGCCTCCATGCAAAAAGTTTACTTCCTGATTTTGATCTAAATTCGGAAACGGGACAACTCCTCATTCCCACAATGATCTCCAAGTTTTCAAGTCCATGGATTCAGGTATTATTTTTTTCAGCGTTAATCTCTGCCATACTTTCCACAGCTTCCGGTGCTATCTTAGCGCCATCCTCCATACTTTCTGAGAATATTCTAAAATACGCATTTAAGGAGATGGATGATAAAAAATTATTACTACTCTCTAGGACTTCTGTTCTTATCATTGCTGGAATTTCATTTTTACTCGCAGTGGGAAAACCTTCGATTTACGCTCTTGTGGAAGACTCAGGAGGGGTCTCTCTTGTAACTTTATTTATCCCCATGGTTTTTGGCTTACTCAGCCAGAAAGCAGACGAAAGGTCTGCGATTTTTTCTCTATTTGTTGGAATTGTTACATGGCTTATTTTGGAAGTCTACGGAGACGATATGACAAGCCATTTTTATGGAACCATCGCAAGTCTTATCGCCATAGTGATTGGAATGTATATTTTTCCTAAGAAAGTGCAATCCTTAACAACCAAGTAA
- a CDS encoding D-alanine--D-alanine ligase codes for MIQTKIALLFGGISGEHIISIRSSYFIFNTLDRDKYQVCPVYIDQSGKFWIPIGEEPVYPDPAGKSEGDFLTEFSSLNQIAKPSSGASLIDQGFKAAFLGLHGGPGEDGRIQGFLDVLGIPHTGSGVLASALAMDKYRANLLFQTLGIPVAPFVDLVKGKSDARKIVLNLPFAFPVFIKPTLGGSSVNTGMAKTPEEAMVLIDKIFVSEDRVLIQKLISGTEVSIGVLERVEGEKRIPFALVPTEIRPKSEFFDFEAKYSKGGSEEITPAPVGDEITKKLQEYTLLCHEILGCKGYSRTDFIISDGIPFVLETNTLPGMTGTSLIPQQAKAVGIEMKDVFTWLLRIALS; via the coding sequence ATGATCCAAACCAAAATCGCACTGCTTTTCGGGGGTATCTCCGGGGAACATATCATTTCCATTCGTTCTTCCTATTTCATTTTCAATACATTAGATCGGGACAAATACCAAGTTTGTCCGGTTTATATCGACCAATCAGGAAAATTTTGGATTCCAATTGGGGAGGAACCAGTTTATCCAGATCCAGCGGGAAAATCGGAAGGTGATTTTTTAACTGAGTTTTCTTCTTTAAACCAAATTGCTAAACCATCGTCAGGGGCTAGTTTAATTGACCAAGGATTTAAGGCCGCCTTTCTCGGATTACACGGTGGTCCCGGTGAAGATGGACGAATCCAAGGATTCCTAGATGTATTAGGAATTCCTCATACGGGATCTGGAGTATTGGCTTCTGCCCTTGCCATGGATAAATACCGTGCCAATCTTTTATTTCAAACGTTAGGAATTCCTGTGGCGCCCTTTGTGGATTTAGTAAAGGGAAAATCCGATGCAAGGAAAATAGTTTTAAATCTTCCGTTCGCTTTTCCAGTCTTCATCAAACCAACACTAGGTGGATCTAGTGTGAATACGGGAATGGCCAAAACTCCAGAAGAAGCCATGGTTCTTATCGATAAGATATTTGTTTCAGAAGACCGGGTTCTCATTCAAAAACTGATTTCAGGAACAGAGGTATCCATCGGAGTATTGGAACGCGTGGAAGGGGAAAAACGGATTCCCTTTGCTTTAGTCCCAACTGAGATTCGACCTAAATCGGAATTTTTTGATTTTGAAGCCAAATACAGCAAAGGCGGAAGTGAAGAGATCACTCCCGCTCCCGTTGGGGATGAAATCACAAAAAAACTCCAAGAGTATACTTTGTTATGCCATGAAATCCTTGGTTGTAAAGGGTATTCACGTACTGATTTTATCATTAGTGATGGAATTCCCTTTGTATTAGAAACAAACACCTTACCCGGAATGACAGGAACAAGTCTCATCCCACAACAAGCAAAGGCAGTTGGGATAGAGATGAAAGATGTTTTTACTTGGTTGTTAAGGATTGCACTTTCTTAG
- a CDS encoding MlaE family ABC transporter permease, which yields MKRLYSKTLEPFLYAIGYTVLLLFRSIGQSHHLYFKRREILEQMFIAGVGSLFVVSIVSIFTGMILGLNTGLGLRDFGAEGQIGLLLTITLTREMSPFMTSLILAASVGSAMAAEIGTMKVSEEIDALEVMSISPIRYLVLPRIVGFSLMVPVLCVYSAALGILGGGIVGHFQLGIDMISYFQDVYYRISSVPGLKDLYVGLLKGYVFGLSISTISCSQGLRTEGGAIGVGQTTRKAVVTSFLMVIFSGYVLTALFYK from the coding sequence ATGAAACGCCTTTATTCCAAAACTTTAGAACCTTTTCTTTATGCCATTGGGTATACTGTGTTACTTCTTTTTCGGTCCATTGGCCAGTCCCACCATCTGTATTTCAAACGCCGGGAAATTTTAGAACAAATGTTCATAGCAGGAGTGGGTTCTTTATTTGTTGTTTCTATAGTCTCTATTTTTACAGGAATGATTCTTGGACTAAACACAGGCCTTGGACTTAGGGACTTTGGTGCTGAAGGGCAAATTGGACTTTTACTTACGATCACTCTTACACGTGAGATGTCCCCTTTTATGACATCCCTTATCTTAGCTGCATCAGTGGGTTCTGCAATGGCTGCCGAAATTGGAACTATGAAAGTCTCTGAAGAAATTGATGCCTTAGAAGTGATGTCAATTAGTCCCATACGATATCTAGTGTTACCAAGAATCGTTGGTTTTTCACTTATGGTTCCTGTTCTTTGCGTATATTCTGCCGCCTTAGGAATCTTAGGTGGCGGAATTGTTGGCCACTTCCAACTTGGCATCGATATGATCAGCTATTTCCAAGATGTTTATTATCGAATTTCTTCTGTTCCCGGTTTAAAAGATTTATACGTGGGACTTTTGAAAGGATATGTATTTGGACTTTCCATCTCAACAATTTCCTGTAGCCAAGGGCTTAGGACAGAAGGTGGTGCCATAGGTGTAGGCCAAACTACAAGAAAGGCAGTGGTCACATCCTTTCTAATGGTCATTTTTTCTGGTTATGTGCTCACGGCTTTATTTTATAAATGA